One Amblyomma americanum isolate KBUSLIRL-KWMA chromosome 8, ASM5285725v1, whole genome shotgun sequence DNA window includes the following coding sequences:
- the LOC144102200 gene encoding uncharacterized protein LOC144102200: MGKGKRKDKKKNDSAAGPPAVPSASGGNQATAPAPSPAGATAPAPSPAGATAPAPSPAGPSRVSFAQALQQGAAPSPQPRAVSRGPTPAVEPRAQPTAQPRAQPTAQPTAQPSAYRPSYGAAAAAGDAKVAASSPRPASAAAAVSRSQPAAVALPPSPPCTPPVAVTEQTPEAGDQATPGDDVRIKELERTLPSHFPRRPAHGQLGRTIQLLANHFSIEIPTGSVYHYDVDISSETAKETKVPEQKKYRCLSTKINRIVIELLVKKYRQDLANCIPAFDRRKNLYTRRQLNFRERS; this comes from the exons atggggaaaggaaagcgcaaagacaagaagaaaaacgactcagctgctggacctccag cggtgccttcggccagcggtggcaatcaagccaccgctcctgctccgtcgcccgccggtgccaccgctcctgctccgtcgcccgccggtgccaccgctcctgctccgtcgcccgctgGTCCGTCGCGggtttcgttcgcgcaagcactACAGCAGGGCGCTGCGCccagcccgcagccgcgcgccgtcagccGCGGCCCGACCCCTGCCGTGGAGCCCAGAGCTCAGCCCACCGCGCAGCCCAGAGCTCAGCCCACCGCTCAGcccaccgctcagcccagcgcctaCCGTCCCAGCTatggggccgccgccgccgcaggtgACGCCAAGGTAGCGGCCAGCAGCCCgcggcctgcatccgcagcagccgccgtgagtcGCAGTCAGCCGGCAGCAGTTGCCCTACCACCGTCGCCTCCATGTACGCCGCCCGTTGCGGTAACCGAGCAAACCCCCGAAGCTGGAGACCAAGCCACTCCAGGCGACGATGTCaggatcaag gagctcgagcgaaccctgccctctcacttcccgcggcggcccgcccacggccagctgggccggaccatacaacttcttgccaaccacttcagcattgagataccgaccggcagcgtctaccactacgacgtcgacatctcctcggagactgccaaggagaccaaggttcctgagcagaaaaagtaccgatgcctcagtacaaagatcaacaggatagtcatcgagcttctagtaaagaagtaccggcaagacctggccaactgcatcccggctttcgatcgccgcaagaacctgtacacgcgccgtcagctcaacttccgcgagc GTTCGTGA